One stretch of Schlesneria sp. DSM 10557 DNA includes these proteins:
- a CDS encoding GAF domain-containing SpoIIE family protein phosphatase has translation MTTQSRVNEPTTWKERLDVIVDMMRDMSQHTDPQAMVKSYGEKIQQLLSVDCRISISRRGLEAPWYRVTRNTSWSQEINPWKEPDRLPLLKGGLLGRLIHGDQPVLINDLQLDPAEPAYELLQGYRSLLAVPMYDQGVAMNMVIMLQQEPNGFEEEQIPDLVWRSNLFGRVTSNLVLKEELRQAYQVLDREMKAVGDIQRSLLPSSLPSIPTLDIACYYQPAQRAGGDYYDFFPMPDGKWGIFIADVSGHGTPAAVLMAVTHCIAHTHPGPPLPPGKLLEYLNCHLCSRYIGTSSRFVTGFYCIYDPARRVITYACAGHNPPRLKRCQDGSLLSLDQARGLPLGILKETHYEEAELQLQQGDQIIFYTDGITEAQSTDGKFFGTERLDHELEKCSLLANALLNSVLRSVERFANGRPADDDRTMIVARLV, from the coding sequence ATGACGACGCAAAGCCGAGTGAATGAGCCGACCACGTGGAAGGAACGGCTTGATGTGATCGTGGATATGATGCGTGACATGAGTCAGCACACGGATCCTCAGGCGATGGTCAAGTCGTACGGCGAGAAGATTCAGCAGTTGCTCTCGGTCGACTGTCGCATCTCGATCAGCCGGCGCGGCCTTGAAGCACCCTGGTACCGTGTCACCCGCAACACGTCGTGGTCTCAGGAAATCAATCCGTGGAAAGAGCCGGATCGGCTTCCGCTGCTGAAGGGTGGCCTGCTGGGACGACTGATTCATGGCGACCAACCGGTCCTCATCAATGATCTGCAGCTTGACCCAGCTGAGCCGGCGTACGAGCTTCTCCAGGGTTATCGATCGTTACTCGCCGTTCCCATGTATGATCAGGGGGTGGCGATGAACATGGTGATCATGCTCCAGCAGGAGCCGAATGGGTTTGAAGAAGAGCAGATCCCTGATCTCGTCTGGCGCAGCAATCTGTTCGGCCGGGTGACCAGCAATCTGGTGCTGAAGGAAGAGCTTCGACAGGCCTATCAGGTGCTGGACCGCGAGATGAAAGCCGTCGGGGATATCCAGCGTTCGCTGTTGCCCTCGTCGCTCCCTTCCATCCCGACACTGGATATCGCCTGCTATTACCAGCCGGCGCAGCGAGCCGGTGGGGACTATTACGACTTCTTCCCCATGCCGGATGGGAAGTGGGGGATCTTCATTGCGGATGTCAGCGGCCATGGAACGCCGGCGGCAGTGCTGATGGCGGTGACTCATTGCATTGCTCACACTCATCCTGGGCCGCCATTGCCACCCGGGAAGTTGCTGGAATACCTGAACTGCCACCTTTGTTCCCGTTACATCGGGACGTCTTCCCGGTTTGTGACGGGGTTTTACTGCATCTATGACCCGGCGCGGCGAGTGATCACCTACGCGTGTGCCGGTCATAATCCACCGAGGCTGAAACGCTGTCAGGATGGCTCGCTGCTGTCGCTTGATCAGGCCCGCGGACTGCCCTTGGGTATCTTGAAAGAAACTCACTACGAAGAAGCAGAGCTTCAACTGCAGCAGGGGGACCAGATCATTTTTTATACGGATGGCATCACCGAAGCGCAAAGCACCGACGGTAAGTTCTTCGGCACGGAACGGCTCGATCACGAGTTGGAGAAATGTTCGTTACTGGCCAACGCGCTGCTGAATTCTGTGCTCAGGTCCGTTGAACGATTTGCCAATGGCCGGCCCGCTGACGACGACCGAACGATGATTGTGGCACGTCTGGTATAG
- the glmM gene encoding phosphoglucosamine mutase: MPERILSISGLRGVIGDGLDPEYVTRFAASLGTIVNGGTVVLSRDGRSTGEMLRHAVLAGLLSTGCRVLDLGIASTPTCGVMVTALKAAGGLQLTASHNPIEWNGLKPFSPEGSVFDKSTGERLLSVINGSPDYRPWSRLGSVEFVADPTGEHQRRVFELIDVPAVKSRKFKVVLDCNHGSGSLLGPQLLRELGCEVIVMGGVADGQFEHPAEPLKENLSTLMSAVVAHGADVGFAQDPDADRLAIVDNKGRYIGEELTLGLAVDHVLSRKKGPVVVNGSTSRVTADIAEKYGCPFYRSHVGEANVVAKMREVGALIGGEGNGGVIEPQVGFVRDSFVSMAYVLDALVARGTTLNAWVETLPKYTIVKDKLHCPRERVEQACAALRHAYSSATATEGDGLRLDWPDRWVQVRASNTEPIIRVIAEAPDEAKAIALCAEAVALAKKAVV, encoded by the coding sequence ATGCCAGAACGGATTCTGAGTATCTCGGGTTTACGCGGTGTCATCGGTGATGGGCTCGACCCAGAATACGTGACTCGCTTTGCTGCGTCACTCGGAACGATCGTCAACGGAGGGACCGTGGTTCTCTCTCGTGACGGTCGTTCGACGGGTGAAATGCTGCGGCACGCCGTGCTGGCGGGGTTGTTGTCGACCGGATGCCGTGTGCTGGATCTGGGAATCGCCTCAACCCCGACGTGCGGAGTGATGGTGACCGCTTTGAAGGCGGCCGGAGGACTGCAACTCACTGCCAGTCACAACCCGATCGAATGGAATGGTCTCAAACCCTTTTCACCCGAGGGAAGTGTCTTCGACAAAAGCACGGGTGAGCGACTGCTGAGCGTGATCAATGGGTCACCGGACTATCGGCCGTGGTCCCGGTTGGGATCCGTGGAGTTCGTTGCTGATCCGACGGGTGAGCACCAGAGACGTGTCTTCGAACTGATCGACGTCCCTGCCGTAAAGTCTCGCAAGTTCAAGGTTGTGCTCGATTGCAACCATGGTTCCGGCAGTTTGCTGGGCCCTCAGTTACTGCGTGAACTGGGTTGTGAAGTCATCGTGATGGGTGGGGTCGCAGACGGGCAATTCGAACATCCCGCCGAACCACTCAAAGAGAACCTCTCGACCTTGATGTCTGCCGTGGTTGCACACGGGGCCGACGTCGGATTCGCCCAGGACCCTGACGCCGACCGCCTGGCGATTGTGGACAACAAGGGACGCTACATCGGTGAAGAACTGACCCTGGGGCTGGCGGTCGATCACGTCCTGTCCCGCAAGAAAGGGCCGGTGGTCGTCAACGGTTCCACCAGTCGCGTGACGGCGGATATCGCCGAGAAGTACGGCTGTCCCTTCTATCGGTCGCACGTGGGGGAAGCCAACGTCGTGGCGAAGATGCGTGAAGTCGGAGCGCTGATCGGCGGTGAAGGGAACGGGGGGGTGATCGAACCCCAGGTCGGGTTCGTGCGCGACAGTTTCGTCAGTATGGCGTACGTGCTGGACGCACTGGTTGCTCGCGGGACTACCTTGAACGCATGGGTCGAGACGTTGCCCAAGTACACGATCGTCAAGGATAAACTGCATTGCCCGCGTGAACGGGTCGAGCAGGCCTGTGCCGCCCTGCGCCACGCTTATTCATCCGCCACCGCGACGGAGGGGGACGGCTTGCGTCTGGACTGGCCTGACCGCTGGGTCCAGGTCCGCGCCAGCAACACTGAACCGATCATTCGTGTGATTGCCGAAGCTCCCGACGAAGCGAAAGCCATTGCCCTGTGTGCTGAAGCTGTGGCCCTGGCCAAAAAAGCAGTGGTCTAG
- a CDS encoding MFS transporter, which yields MTQEATLIRPPLFQDRSFWGLNLTQFFGAFNDNLFKQLVMLDCLDQASQGGRDLQGLGLVLFSIPFIGISGFAGFLSDRFSKRTIIVLCKMAEVLIVILGMIGFLLHSLPFLLAVLCLMGAHSAFFGPSKYGILPEMLRDQDLPRANGMMLMATFLAIIFGLTAAGMAKYFFNSTLWLASLPCLVIALLGLVTSLAIRPTPVAQPNLKFDASSLLIASQTRQLLRDSPSLLWVLLMSSAFWFVGGTVYPPAINALAKEQFHLDDLITGMMAASTGVGIALGCVVAGILSKNRVRGWIVRMGAWGLTLSLLALALPGPGWDKVRDEIRELKSVAGVSVPANPTSVAVNSAGTPAVEGTAGVGAEKTTTISETERDLQVQVAATGEVADKTAERTARDQRLSPAERFYRGTLLGPYGSVVALICVGLFAGFYSVPLQVFLQASAPVEQKGRIIGANNLINWIGIASAGAVCFAGRVLLVDTLMLPYASLFGMAAALMLPVAAFYSPPDVAIEQEA from the coding sequence ATGACCCAGGAAGCGACCCTTATTCGCCCGCCACTGTTTCAGGACCGTAGCTTCTGGGGGCTGAATCTGACCCAGTTCTTTGGTGCTTTTAACGATAACCTGTTTAAGCAACTTGTCATGCTCGACTGTCTCGATCAGGCGAGTCAGGGGGGACGGGACCTCCAGGGATTAGGACTCGTCCTGTTTTCCATTCCGTTCATCGGAATTTCTGGCTTTGCGGGATTTCTGTCAGACCGATTCAGCAAGCGGACCATTATCGTTCTGTGCAAAATGGCCGAAGTGCTGATTGTAATCCTGGGGATGATCGGGTTCCTGCTGCATAGTCTTCCGTTCCTGTTGGCGGTCCTTTGCCTGATGGGGGCTCATAGTGCCTTTTTCGGCCCTTCCAAGTACGGCATCCTGCCCGAAATGTTGCGCGATCAGGACTTGCCGCGAGCCAACGGGATGATGTTGATGGCGACGTTCCTGGCCATTATTTTCGGTCTGACAGCGGCCGGCATGGCAAAGTACTTTTTTAATTCCACACTCTGGCTGGCGAGCCTCCCCTGCCTGGTGATCGCTTTATTGGGGCTGGTGACCTCGCTGGCGATCCGGCCTACGCCGGTCGCACAACCCAATCTGAAGTTCGACGCCTCTTCACTGCTGATCGCATCTCAGACTCGCCAGCTTCTCCGAGATTCACCCAGCTTGCTTTGGGTGCTCTTGATGTCGTCGGCGTTCTGGTTCGTCGGGGGGACTGTCTATCCGCCAGCGATCAATGCATTGGCGAAGGAGCAGTTTCATCTGGATGATTTGATCACTGGCATGATGGCCGCCAGTACGGGGGTGGGAATCGCGCTTGGCTGCGTCGTGGCGGGGATTCTTTCGAAAAATCGAGTCCGCGGCTGGATTGTGAGGATGGGAGCGTGGGGACTGACGCTCAGCCTTCTCGCTCTCGCCTTGCCCGGCCCGGGATGGGACAAAGTTCGTGACGAAATTCGCGAGCTGAAGTCCGTCGCGGGCGTGTCCGTTCCTGCCAACCCAACCTCAGTCGCTGTGAATTCAGCCGGAACCCCAGCAGTCGAAGGGACTGCAGGAGTTGGCGCGGAGAAGACTACGACTATTTCTGAGACTGAACGGGATCTGCAGGTGCAGGTGGCAGCGACAGGTGAAGTCGCGGACAAGACCGCTGAGCGTACCGCCCGCGATCAACGACTCAGCCCTGCCGAGCGGTTCTACCGTGGGACGCTGCTGGGACCTTATGGAAGTGTGGTTGCGCTGATCTGTGTGGGCTTGTTTGCCGGTTTCTACAGTGTCCCGCTACAGGTCTTCCTGCAGGCCTCGGCACCCGTGGAGCAGAAGGGGCGGATCATCGGGGCCAACAATTTGATCAACTGGATTGGTATCGCTTCTGCGGGTGCTGTTTGCTTTGCAGGCCGAGTTCTGCTGGTAGATACGCTGATGCTTCCCTACGCGTCGCTGTTCGGCATGGCGGCCGCTCTGATGTTACCCGTCGCGGCGTTCTACAGTCCACCAGACGTCGCAATCGAGCAGGAAGCGTGA
- the glpK gene encoding glycerol kinase GlpK, with the protein MPYVLALDAGTTSCRALIFDETGSVCQIAQREFRQHYPQPGWVEHNAHDIWETQLSVARQAIEQQGIHARDLAAVGITNQRETTIVWDRKTGQPICPAIVWQDRRTAPMCDRLRRDGVEGLVTERTGLVLDAYFSATKIAWILDNVPGAREQAAAGKLAFGTVDSWLIWNLTKGKSHLTDVTNASRTQLFNIHTRQWDAELLSLFGIPRAMLPDVCESSGQLAEVAAEQFGAPIPIAGIAGDQQAALFGQLCVHRGETKTTYGTGCFMLQHTGDTPVASHSRLITTIAAAPAGQVAYALEGSVFIGGAVVQWLRDGLRAIVSSEEIRDLAGSVPDSGGVCFVPAFAGLGAPYWDANARGMIMGLTQGTTVAHIARAAVESIAHQVADLAAAMQSDSGVTLPEMKVDGGATRDDLLLQFQSDLLQVPLVRPAVTETTARGAAFLAGLAAGVWTDVSQLATLEQIDRRFEPRMDQAVVTRARERWKKAVSRCTDWEGDE; encoded by the coding sequence ATGCCCTACGTACTCGCACTCGACGCCGGAACGACCAGTTGTCGGGCACTCATCTTTGATGAAACGGGTTCTGTCTGCCAGATCGCACAACGCGAATTCCGGCAGCATTACCCCCAGCCCGGCTGGGTCGAACACAACGCCCACGACATCTGGGAAACGCAACTGTCCGTGGCGCGACAGGCGATCGAACAACAGGGAATCCATGCCCGCGACCTTGCAGCGGTTGGGATTACGAACCAGCGCGAGACCACCATTGTCTGGGATCGTAAAACCGGTCAGCCGATCTGTCCGGCAATCGTCTGGCAGGATCGACGTACCGCACCGATGTGTGATCGGCTCCGCCGCGACGGGGTTGAGGGACTCGTCACAGAACGAACCGGGCTGGTTCTGGACGCTTATTTTTCCGCAACGAAAATTGCCTGGATTCTGGATAACGTCCCTGGTGCGCGTGAGCAGGCAGCAGCAGGAAAACTGGCCTTCGGGACTGTCGATTCATGGCTCATCTGGAATCTGACGAAAGGGAAAAGCCATCTGACAGATGTCACGAATGCCTCCCGGACGCAGCTTTTCAACATCCACACCCGGCAGTGGGATGCCGAACTGCTCAGTCTCTTCGGAATCCCCCGGGCAATGCTTCCGGACGTTTGTGAATCCAGTGGTCAGCTCGCCGAAGTCGCCGCAGAACAATTCGGAGCTCCAATTCCCATTGCGGGTATCGCGGGTGATCAGCAGGCGGCACTCTTCGGACAACTGTGCGTCCACCGAGGCGAAACCAAGACAACCTACGGGACCGGTTGTTTCATGCTGCAGCACACCGGAGACACCCCGGTCGCGTCACATAGCCGGTTGATCACGACCATCGCTGCGGCACCTGCCGGCCAGGTCGCTTATGCACTCGAAGGAAGTGTCTTCATTGGCGGGGCGGTCGTGCAATGGTTGCGAGATGGATTACGGGCGATTGTCTCATCTGAGGAGATCCGCGACCTTGCCGGATCGGTTCCGGACAGCGGCGGCGTCTGCTTTGTGCCTGCATTTGCCGGCCTGGGAGCCCCCTACTGGGATGCAAATGCACGAGGAATGATCATGGGTCTGACACAAGGAACCACCGTCGCACATATCGCCCGTGCTGCGGTCGAGTCGATTGCGCATCAAGTCGCGGATCTCGCCGCTGCGATGCAAAGTGACTCGGGGGTCACGCTGCCGGAAATGAAAGTGGATGGAGGGGCAACCCGGGATGACCTGCTGCTCCAATTCCAATCGGACTTGCTGCAAGTCCCTCTGGTTCGTCCAGCGGTTACCGAGACCACGGCGCGCGGGGCGGCGTTCCTGGCAGGTCTGGCAGCAGGCGTCTGGACCGACGTGTCTCAACTGGCCACTTTAGAACAGATCGATCGACGATTTGAACCTCGAATGGACCAGGCCGTTGTGACCCGGGCCCGGGAACGCTGGAAAAAGGCCGTCAGTCGCTGCACAGACTGGGAAGGAGATGAATGA